A window from Symbiopectobacterium purcellii encodes these proteins:
- a CDS encoding heavy metal translocating P-type ATPase → MPEREATLAPGIRVKHRLPGRLRLSMTLLVRFPDAANWLRHQLLALLGVTRVRLRPAIGSVVIEYHPDQTDESTLLTHVADIDWQQRSESEHEPEYCGGDNLLNAGGLLLAQCLPRRWAALPTLLLTGETLSEGVASLTRRELNVEVLDALAVGLSVLRGDNRTAMLTLGEYMEQETSRHSDALLASLLRPQEHNVWGERAGERRQMLSSALTVGDVMLLGPGDTIPADGKVLRGVGLINQASMTGESVPVRREKGAWLYAGTQVQEGNIAVQADRVGEDSSIANIRRFISESLSQQSETQKVTQSMADRRVAITLGVGGAVFALTRDWRRLASVFLVDYACALKLSTPIAFKSIMYRAAQSGLLLKGGRAIEQLAAVDTVVFDKTGTLTHGDMQVTEVVSFDPERAWAERLLAIAASVEEHSNHPLAKAVVASAHHHALPHINHGEVEYVIAHGLLCELDGHRMAIGSRHFLEAHYQVVFSPYEAEITALAQQGCHLLFISLDERLVGMIGLQDNVRAEAHEVIAQLRRSGIDRIVLLTGDRIEKAQQLANALAMDECVAECTPESKVDVVQALQQQGRNVLFIGDGVNDAPVLAQADVGLAMNQSTELAQQAADAVLMQDNLHGVVLARELALEAMTLVHSNIALTEWVNSGIMLTAALGGLSPGGSALLHNGTTLAVLLRALAARRASVTS, encoded by the coding sequence ATGCCTGAACGGGAGGCCACTCTCGCACCGGGGATTCGCGTCAAGCATCGCTTGCCCGGGCGTTTGCGACTGAGCATGACGTTGCTGGTGCGTTTCCCTGACGCAGCGAACTGGCTGCGCCACCAACTGTTGGCGTTACTGGGCGTCACAAGGGTACGCCTGCGCCCAGCGATTGGCTCGGTGGTGATTGAGTACCATCCGGATCAGACCGACGAATCCACGCTGTTGACGCACGTGGCTGACATTGACTGGCAGCAGCGCAGCGAGAGCGAACATGAACCGGAGTATTGCGGTGGCGATAATCTGCTCAACGCGGGGGGCTTGTTGTTAGCGCAGTGCCTGCCTCGACGCTGGGCGGCGCTGCCGACGCTGCTGCTGACCGGGGAAACGCTGTCTGAAGGCGTAGCCTCGTTGACACGGCGAGAACTGAACGTTGAGGTGCTCGATGCACTGGCGGTTGGGCTTTCCGTGCTGCGTGGTGATAACCGCACCGCGATGCTGACGCTGGGTGAGTACATGGAGCAGGAGACCAGTCGTCATTCCGATGCGTTGCTGGCCAGCCTGTTACGACCGCAGGAACACAACGTGTGGGGCGAGCGCGCGGGCGAGCGTCGTCAAATGCTGTCGTCTGCACTGACGGTTGGCGATGTGATGTTACTTGGCCCTGGAGACACCATTCCGGCGGACGGAAAAGTATTGCGCGGTGTCGGCCTGATTAATCAGGCCTCCATGACCGGAGAAAGCGTACCGGTACGCCGGGAGAAAGGGGCCTGGCTGTATGCGGGCACGCAGGTGCAGGAAGGCAATATTGCGGTACAGGCCGATCGTGTGGGGGAAGATTCCTCGATTGCCAATATTCGCCGCTTTATCAGTGAGTCTTTAAGCCAGCAAAGCGAAACGCAAAAAGTGACACAGTCGATGGCCGACCGGCGTGTGGCGATCACACTCGGCGTGGGGGGAGCGGTGTTTGCTCTGACCCGAGACTGGCGTCGTCTGGCATCCGTGTTTTTGGTGGATTATGCCTGTGCGCTGAAGCTAAGCACGCCGATCGCGTTTAAATCCATTATGTACCGTGCGGCGCAAAGTGGCTTATTGCTGAAAGGCGGACGGGCGATCGAACAACTCGCCGCGGTCGATACGGTCGTGTTCGATAAAACGGGCACCTTGACGCACGGTGATATGCAGGTGACGGAAGTGGTCAGCTTCGATCCGGAGCGGGCCTGGGCGGAGCGCCTGTTGGCGATCGCCGCCTCTGTTGAAGAACACAGCAACCATCCCTTGGCGAAAGCCGTGGTCGCGTCGGCGCACCACCATGCGTTGCCCCACATTAACCACGGTGAAGTGGAGTATGTGATTGCGCACGGTCTGCTGTGTGAACTGGATGGCCACCGCATGGCGATTGGCAGCCGCCATTTTCTGGAAGCGCACTATCAGGTGGTGTTCTCACCGTATGAGGCCGAGATTACCGCCTTGGCTCAGCAGGGGTGCCATTTGCTGTTCATCAGCCTCGATGAACGGTTGGTTGGCATGATTGGCTTGCAGGACAACGTACGGGCGGAAGCACATGAGGTGATTGCACAACTGCGCCGGTCGGGGATCGACCGTATTGTATTGTTGACCGGCGATCGGATTGAAAAGGCGCAGCAACTGGCCAACGCCTTAGCGATGGACGAATGTGTGGCCGAATGCACGCCTGAGAGCAAGGTGGATGTGGTTCAGGCGCTGCAACAGCAGGGCCGCAATGTGCTGTTTATCGGCGATGGGGTAAATGATGCCCCGGTGCTGGCGCAGGCGGATGTCGGGTTGGCCATGAACCAGAGTACTGAACTGGCGCAGCAGGCGGCGGATGCGGTGCTGATGCAAGACAACCTGCATGGTGTGGTGCTGGCGCGTGAACTGGCGCTGGAAGCGATGACGCTGGTGCACAGCAATATCGCCCTGACCGAATGGGTCAACAGCGGCATCATGCTGACGGCGGCGTTGGGCGGGCTTTCTCCGGGCGGCAGCGCACTGCTGCACAATGGGACAACCCTTGCCGTCTTGCTGCGAGCGCTGGCGGCGCGGCGAGCGAGTGTGACTAGCTAG
- the dhaL gene encoding dihydroxyacetone kinase subunit DhaL translates to MVVTKSKVISWLDAAADVFEKKQEFLTDLDREIGDADHGLNMNRGFRKVKEKLPTLADKDIGTIMKNTGMVLLSTIGGASGPLYGTFFIKAAETVMAKEELTVTDLYHMYQEGTERIIARGMAHPGDKTMVDTLSAIVASLKARQDDPLSSALAETLKAAEQGMKSTIPLRAAKGRASYLGERAIGHQDPGATSSYLLFKTLCDVVDL, encoded by the coding sequence ATGGTGGTAACCAAAAGTAAAGTGATCTCCTGGCTGGATGCTGCGGCCGATGTATTTGAAAAAAAACAAGAATTTCTCACCGATTTGGATCGTGAAATCGGCGATGCGGATCACGGGTTGAACATGAATCGTGGCTTTCGCAAGGTCAAAGAGAAGCTGCCAACGCTGGCGGATAAAGATATCGGCACCATCATGAAGAACACGGGCATGGTGCTGCTTTCTACCATTGGTGGCGCCAGCGGACCCCTGTATGGCACCTTCTTTATCAAAGCGGCCGAGACCGTCATGGCAAAAGAAGAACTGACGGTAACGGATCTCTACCATATGTATCAGGAAGGGACGGAACGCATTATCGCGCGCGGCATGGCACATCCCGGCGATAAAACCATGGTGGATACGCTGAGCGCGATTGTCGCATCGCTAAAAGCCCGGCAAGACGATCCGCTTTCCTCGGCGCTGGCGGAAACGCTGAAAGCGGCGGAGCAGGGCATGAAAAGCACCATCCCACTGCGTGCGGCAAAAGGTCGTGCCAGCTATCTTGGCGAGCGCGCTATTGGACATCAGGATCCTGGGGCGACATCCAGCTACCTGCTGTTTAAAACGCTCTGCGATGTCGTGGATTTGTGA
- a CDS encoding LysE family translocator, translating to MELHLWLAFVGVITVLIAIPGPSALISMTHGLRYGRGRAAATVLGGVTAALVLMSLSALGLGAVLAASTTAFMILKIVGALYLIWLGIASWRSAAAAHAPEQVHMDASPTRVALFRKGFLVCISNPKDLLFFAALFPNFISTTEPHALQFAILALTWVLFDFSIMFFYASTGRHLSGVFSNPRRMALLNRATGGVFVLAGSALAISSR from the coding sequence ATGGAGCTACACCTTTGGCTCGCCTTTGTCGGCGTGATTACCGTTTTAATTGCCATTCCCGGTCCGTCCGCGTTGATCAGCATGACGCACGGTTTGCGCTATGGTCGTGGGCGAGCTGCCGCTACCGTACTGGGCGGCGTGACCGCAGCGCTGGTGCTGATGTCACTCTCAGCGTTGGGATTGGGAGCCGTATTAGCCGCGTCAACAACCGCGTTTATGATCCTGAAAATCGTTGGTGCGCTCTATCTGATTTGGCTTGGCATTGCCTCATGGCGTTCAGCCGCCGCCGCCCATGCGCCTGAACAGGTGCACATGGATGCGTCACCCACACGCGTTGCGCTGTTTCGTAAAGGTTTTTTAGTCTGCATCAGCAACCCGAAGGATCTGCTGTTTTTTGCCGCACTGTTTCCCAACTTTATCAGCACCACAGAACCCCATGCGCTCCAGTTTGCCATTCTGGCACTGACCTGGGTGCTGTTTGATTTCAGCATCATGTTTTTCTATGCCAGCACCGGACGCCATCTGTCCGGCGTATTCAGCAATCCGCGCCGCATGGCGTTGCTTAATCGCGCGACTGGCGGCGTGTTTGTGCTGGCAGGATCGGCGTTGGCAATCTCCAGCCGATAA
- a CDS encoding HMA2 domain-containing protein has product MSPYLHQTQNRIRIRSEYIQRNPERVTETIAQLRHIAGVQEITHRHYAGSVAICFDSKILSGDTLLAHIEPAGWLSVARNQTYIDRSLHRYTRSLAKGLALMTLDMAIKGPLVKRLVTLVR; this is encoded by the coding sequence ATGTCTCCCTATTTGCATCAAACGCAGAATCGCATTCGAATTCGCTCCGAATATATTCAGCGCAACCCGGAACGCGTGACCGAGACGATTGCGCAACTGCGCCACATCGCGGGCGTGCAGGAGATCACACATCGGCATTATGCGGGATCTGTCGCGATTTGTTTTGACAGCAAGATCCTGTCTGGTGATACGCTACTGGCACACATTGAACCGGCTGGGTGGCTTTCCGTTGCCAGAAACCAAACCTACATCGACAGATCGCTGCACCGCTACACCCGTTCACTGGCGAAAGGACTGGCGCTGATGACGCTGGACATGGCGATCAAAGGTCCACTGGTTAAACGACTGGTCACTCTCGTGCGTTAA
- the dhaM gene encoding dihydroxyacetone kinase phosphoryl donor subunit DhaM, with translation MVNIVVVSHSKRLAEGVVELAAQMTHGSVKFAVAAGIDDPDNPIGTDPIAVMTAIQEVQEEGDVLVMVDMGSAILSTDLALELLGEAYATRVHVCAAPLVEGTIAAAVVAASGGDIRQVIAEAHQALAAKYHQLSQDDRLTAAIFPVALTEEASPSALTFSWRVANPAGIHARPASAIATCLNRYNADVQLVKGAQTVNGKSVNNIALLAIKRGDEVTLRASGAQAQQAIDAFTLLAHDNFGDRLETKDAALARPQRHPVGELVTATVCRVERALPTVTPRASQGAQAELAQLAQAIEAAVQDLDELYTFTVQRLSDKEAGIFMAQRMMLEDDELYDAVAERMGQAAVQVDALWLAVIGALAQVYQAIEDTYLRERYIDIYDVGLRVLRHLSHQPDSVVTPCHSPMAIVANILLPSEAVQLDPAWIKGVYFTDCGRNAHAAILATALGIPVFIDKLGHTRALRHGETITFNDDSGEIHHA, from the coding sequence ATGGTCAATATCGTGGTGGTTTCTCACAGTAAGCGCCTGGCGGAAGGGGTGGTGGAACTGGCAGCGCAGATGACGCACGGCAGCGTAAAATTTGCGGTGGCGGCTGGCATTGACGATCCCGATAACCCGATTGGCACCGATCCGATTGCCGTGATGACGGCAATACAGGAGGTGCAGGAAGAGGGGGATGTGCTGGTGATGGTCGACATGGGAAGTGCGATTTTGAGCACCGATCTGGCGTTGGAACTGCTGGGTGAGGCCTATGCGACTCGTGTGCACGTATGCGCCGCGCCGCTGGTGGAAGGCACGATCGCGGCGGCCGTTGTGGCCGCGTCCGGTGGTGATATCCGTCAGGTGATTGCCGAAGCGCATCAGGCTCTGGCGGCGAAATATCATCAATTGAGTCAAGATGATAGGCTCACGGCGGCCATCTTCCCCGTTGCTTTGACGGAGGAAGCCTCTCCGTCAGCACTCACTTTTTCCTGGCGTGTGGCTAACCCTGCCGGTATTCACGCGCGTCCGGCGTCGGCCATCGCCACCTGCCTTAACCGCTACAATGCCGATGTGCAACTGGTGAAAGGTGCACAGACGGTGAACGGAAAAAGCGTCAACAATATCGCACTATTGGCAATTAAACGCGGTGATGAGGTCACGCTGCGCGCGAGCGGAGCGCAGGCGCAACAGGCGATTGATGCCTTTACCTTGCTGGCGCACGATAATTTTGGCGATCGTTTAGAAACGAAAGATGCGGCGTTGGCTCGCCCCCAGAGACATCCTGTGGGTGAATTGGTGACGGCCACCGTGTGTCGGGTAGAACGGGCATTGCCCACTGTGACGCCGCGCGCCAGTCAAGGCGCGCAGGCTGAGCTCGCTCAACTGGCACAGGCGATTGAGGCTGCCGTGCAAGACCTGGATGAGCTCTATACGTTTACCGTGCAGCGCCTTTCTGATAAAGAAGCCGGAATTTTTATGGCGCAGCGTATGATGCTGGAGGATGACGAGCTGTACGATGCGGTCGCCGAGCGAATGGGGCAAGCCGCGGTGCAGGTTGATGCGCTGTGGCTGGCGGTGATTGGTGCGTTAGCACAGGTGTATCAGGCGATTGAAGATACCTACCTGCGTGAACGCTATATCGATATCTATGACGTCGGTCTTCGGGTGTTGCGGCATTTGAGCCATCAGCCAGACAGCGTGGTTACGCCCTGCCACTCTCCGATGGCGATCGTCGCCAATATATTGTTGCCTTCCGAGGCGGTGCAGTTGGATCCCGCCTGGATTAAAGGCGTTTACTTCACCGACTGCGGCAGAAATGCGCATGCTGCCATTCTGGCGACGGCGCTGGGTATTCCGGTGTTTATCGATAAGCTGGGCCATACGCGGGCGTTACGTCATGGGGAAACGATCACGTTCAATGATGACAGCGGGGAGATTCATCACGCCTGA
- a CDS encoding transglutaminase family protein, with protein MKLTINHLTRYRYDEQVKFSTQYLRLTPRDSARQRVASWSLTLSDGSAVATTDTWGNVLHVLTLDHPHQEIVIHAQGVVDIADNDDSEPEDELLSPLVFLRNTPLTQADAPIRAFALRYYRPEAAEESLNALMAALLVSMPYTPGATQVQDSAAQAFTRGQGVCQDHTHVFLACCRSLHLPARYVSGYVHSPDSRHVAMHAWAEVWLNGRWLSFDITNNSRSLTQHLRLATGLDYLDACPIRGSRLGGGSEMLFSEAEVRRFSQQAQQQ; from the coding sequence ATGAAACTGACCATTAATCATCTCACGCGCTATCGCTATGATGAACAAGTGAAATTCAGCACCCAGTATCTGCGTTTGACGCCGCGTGACTCCGCTCGCCAGCGCGTGGCCTCATGGTCACTGACGCTGTCTGATGGCTCTGCGGTCGCCACCACCGACACCTGGGGCAACGTGCTGCATGTGCTGACCTTGGATCATCCGCATCAGGAAATCGTCATTCACGCTCAGGGTGTGGTAGACATTGCCGATAACGATGATAGTGAGCCAGAGGATGAGCTGCTATCACCGTTAGTGTTCCTGCGCAACACGCCGCTGACGCAGGCAGATGCTCCGATTCGCGCGTTCGCCCTGCGCTACTACCGGCCGGAAGCGGCGGAAGAGAGCCTGAATGCGTTGATGGCAGCACTGTTGGTCAGCATGCCTTACACGCCGGGGGCAACACAGGTGCAAGATAGCGCGGCGCAGGCCTTTACACGTGGGCAGGGAGTCTGTCAGGATCACACCCATGTGTTTCTGGCCTGCTGTCGCAGCCTGCACCTGCCGGCGCGCTACGTCAGCGGTTATGTTCACAGCCCGGATTCACGCCATGTGGCGATGCATGCCTGGGCGGAAGTGTGGCTGAATGGACGCTGGCTGAGTTTTGATATCACGAACAACTCGCGCAGCCTGACGCAGCATTTGCGCCTGGCAACCGGGTTGGACTATCTGGATGCCTGTCCGATTCGCGGCAGTCGGCTGGGTGGTGGCAGCGAAATGCTGTTTTCTGAAGCTGAAGTGCGGCGCTTTTCACAACAGGCGCAGCAGCAATAA
- a CDS encoding zinc ribbon domain-containing protein YjdM, whose translation MSTLPNCPKCDSAFTWQADEQLNCPECGHEWSMNAETADDDGLVVRDANGNLLADGDSVTVIKDLKVKGSSSSLKIGTKVKGIRLVEGDHNIDCKIDGFGPMKLKSEFVKKS comes from the coding sequence GTGTCAACCTTACCAAATTGTCCAAAATGCGACTCTGCCTTTACCTGGCAGGCCGATGAACAGCTCAATTGTCCTGAGTGCGGCCACGAGTGGTCCATGAATGCAGAAACCGCTGATGACGACGGGTTGGTCGTACGTGATGCCAATGGCAACCTGTTGGCCGATGGTGACAGCGTGACGGTTATCAAGGACCTGAAAGTGAAGGGCAGCTCTTCCTCGTTGAAAATTGGTACCAAAGTGAAAGGTATTCGTCTGGTCGAGGGCGACCATAACATCGATTGTAAAATTGATGGTTTTGGCCCGATGAAGCTGAAATCCGAGTTTGTGAAGAAAAGCTGA
- a CDS encoding alpha-E domain-containing protein, whose protein sequence is MLSRTASELFWMARYLERAESFARVLDVTYKLSMVPRHSQQKRDLALPLNLSLTHDLFQARYPQFSMANLINFFALDSDNPSSIYSCVEMAWNNAHAVRGSLSAEVWECINTTRIQLRTLRQKGVEEVGIDAFFDWVKDRAHLFRGAVFGTLLRNDALCFIRIGTLIERAFATTQLLLLKDQQLNNDTDPVREYYRLDTLLRAVSAREAYNSIYRQPVTRDTVAELLILRNDVPRSLRACIEDVVGQLEQIANTRSHLPLRLAHQLNVDLRFSTREDLAQSDMQVYLTGLLARINALADSVRQTYLETV, encoded by the coding sequence ATGCTAAGCCGCACAGCCAGTGAACTGTTTTGGATGGCGCGTTATCTGGAGCGGGCGGAAAGCTTTGCTCGCGTGCTCGATGTCACCTACAAGCTGTCGATGGTGCCGCGCCACAGTCAGCAAAAGCGCGATCTGGCGCTGCCGCTCAATCTCTCGTTGACCCATGATCTGTTTCAGGCGCGTTATCCGCAGTTTTCCATGGCGAACCTGATCAACTTTTTTGCCCTCGACAGCGATAACCCCAGCAGTATCTACAGTTGCGTCGAGATGGCCTGGAACAACGCCCACGCGGTGCGCGGCAGCCTCTCCGCCGAGGTGTGGGAGTGCATCAACACCACGCGCATTCAGTTGCGCACGCTGCGGCAAAAAGGGGTGGAAGAAGTTGGGATCGACGCCTTCTTTGACTGGGTAAAAGATCGCGCCCATCTGTTTCGTGGCGCGGTGTTCGGCACCTTGCTGCGCAACGACGCGCTGTGCTTTATCCGTATCGGCACACTGATCGAGCGGGCGTTCGCCACCACACAACTGCTGCTGCTCAAAGATCAGCAGTTGAATAACGACACCGATCCGGTGCGTGAATACTATCGGCTGGATACGCTGCTGCGCGCGGTCAGCGCACGCGAAGCCTATAACAGCATCTATCGCCAGCCGGTCACGCGCGATACGGTGGCTGAATTATTGATCCTGCGTAACGACGTGCCGCGCTCGCTGCGCGCCTGCATCGAAGACGTTGTCGGTCAGTTGGAGCAGATCGCGAACACCCGCTCTCACTTGCCACTGCGTCTGGCACACCAGCTGAATGTCGATCTACGCTTCAGTACGCGGGAAGATTTGGCGCAATCGGATATGCAGGTGTATCTCACCGGGCTGCTGGCCCGGATCAACGCGCTGGCTGACAGCGTGCGACAAACCTATCTGGAGACGGTATGA
- a CDS encoding circularly permuted type 2 ATP-grasp protein has translation MIKITLPSGPYYDEMLTAEGRQRQHYDPWWRWLQRTDQQSVRQKKEQAELLFHRVGITFNVYGDDEGTERLIPFDSVPRIIPAAEWRKLDSGIRQRVKALNAFLHDIYHDQHILKAGIIPAEQVLANEQFQPCMQGITLPNQIYAHITGIDMVRNSDGEYYVLEDNLRTPSGVSYMLANRKMMMRLYPDMFAQQHIAPVERYPSYLLQTLRESSPVDDPCVVVMTPGRFNSAYFEHSFLAQQMGVELVESADLFIKEGAVYMRTTEGPRKVDVIYRRIDDAFLDPLAFRADSMLGVPGLLSVYRAGGVVLANAIGTGVADDKSIYPYVPEMIRFYLSEEPLLNNIPTWQCRKPEDLRFVLDNLDQMVVKEVHGAGGYGMLVGPRASRAEIEEFRQRLLANPANYIGQETLALSTCPTFVEQGLAPRHIDLRPFVLYGQEIRLVPGGLTRVALTEGSLVVNSSQGGGTKDTWVMEDDESC, from the coding sequence ATGATAAAAATAACACTTCCTAGTGGACCTTATTACGATGAAATGCTCACGGCAGAGGGACGGCAGCGGCAGCATTACGATCCATGGTGGCGCTGGCTGCAACGCACGGATCAGCAATCGGTACGGCAGAAGAAGGAGCAGGCAGAACTGCTGTTTCATCGGGTGGGGATCACCTTCAACGTCTACGGCGACGATGAGGGTACTGAACGGTTAATCCCGTTTGACAGTGTGCCGCGCATTATACCAGCGGCAGAGTGGCGCAAACTGGACAGCGGCATTCGTCAACGCGTCAAAGCGCTGAATGCCTTTCTGCATGATATCTATCACGATCAGCATATCCTTAAAGCGGGCATTATCCCCGCCGAACAGGTGCTGGCAAACGAGCAATTCCAACCCTGCATGCAGGGCATCACCCTGCCCAATCAGATTTATGCCCATATCACCGGCATTGATATGGTACGTAACAGTGACGGCGAGTATTACGTTCTGGAGGACAACCTGCGCACGCCCTCCGGCGTCTCTTACATGCTGGCAAACCGCAAGATGATGATGCGCCTCTATCCAGATATGTTTGCACAGCAACATATTGCTCCGGTAGAGCGCTACCCCAGTTACCTGCTGCAAACCCTGCGCGAAAGCTCACCGGTGGACGATCCCTGCGTGGTGGTAATGACGCCGGGACGTTTCAACAGTGCTTACTTCGAACACAGCTTTTTAGCCCAGCAAATGGGGGTAGAGCTGGTTGAAAGCGCTGACCTGTTTATCAAGGAAGGGGCGGTTTACATGCGTACCACCGAAGGGCCGCGAAAGGTGGATGTTATCTATCGCCGCATTGATGACGCCTTTCTCGATCCCTTGGCATTCCGCGCTGATTCCATGCTCGGCGTGCCGGGTCTGCTGTCGGTGTATCGCGCGGGCGGCGTGGTGCTTGCCAATGCCATCGGCACCGGTGTAGCCGATGATAAATCCATCTACCCTTACGTACCGGAAATGATCCGTTTCTATCTGAGCGAAGAACCGCTATTGAACAACATCCCGACCTGGCAGTGCCGTAAGCCAGAGGATTTGCGCTTCGTGTTGGATAATCTGGATCAGATGGTGGTGAAGGAAGTCCACGGTGCAGGCGGTTACGGCATGTTGGTAGGACCGCGCGCCAGCCGCGCCGAAATAGAGGAATTTCGCCAACGTTTGTTGGCCAATCCGGCGAACTACATCGGGCAGGAGACGCTGGCGCTCTCCACCTGCCCGACGTTTGTAGAGCAAGGACTGGCCCCACGCCATATCGATCTGCGTCCCTTTGTGCTCTACGGTCAGGAAATCCGCCTGGTGCCGGGTGGATTAACGCGAGTGGCACTCACCGAAGGGTCGCTGGTGGTGAACTCGTCACAAGGGGGCGGTACCAAGGACACCTGGGTAATGGAGGATGACGAATCATGCTAA
- a CDS encoding proteasome-type protease: MTYCVAMCLSDGLVFASDSRTNAGVDHIATFKKLHVIHRDKDRVLVLQSAGNLATTQSIVSLLETRMRSDSEPNLLQVSTLYDAATLVGATLREVIDRDSRMQQHASTTNFGCNLLLGGQIAGEAPRLFHIYPEGNFIEATRDTPYFQIGESKYGKPIIDRVLTRETTLEQAMCCALISIDSTLRSNLSVGLPLDVMIYRADSFDDSGQRRVTEDDPYFATIRKAWSEGLQNTFRQLPPFSL; encoded by the coding sequence ATGACTTACTGTGTGGCCATGTGCCTGTCGGACGGGCTGGTGTTTGCCTCGGATTCCCGCACCAATGCCGGGGTGGATCATATTGCAACGTTTAAGAAATTGCATGTGATTCACCGTGACAAGGATCGGGTACTGGTGCTTCAGTCCGCCGGGAATTTGGCCACCACACAAAGTATTGTCAGCCTGCTGGAAACGCGCATGCGCAGTGACAGCGAGCCAAACCTGTTGCAGGTTTCAACCCTGTATGACGCCGCAACGCTGGTCGGTGCCACCCTACGCGAAGTTATCGATCGTGACAGTCGTATGCAACAGCATGCCAGTACCACCAATTTTGGCTGCAACCTGCTGCTAGGCGGACAAATCGCCGGAGAAGCCCCCCGACTGTTCCATATCTATCCCGAAGGCAATTTTATCGAGGCAACGCGCGACACGCCCTACTTCCAGATTGGCGAAAGCAAATACGGCAAACCGATCATTGACCGGGTATTGACCCGTGAGACCACGCTTGAGCAGGCGATGTGCTGTGCGCTGATCTCGATTGATTCCACGCTGCGTAGCAACCTGTCCGTCGGGCTGCCGCTGGATGTGATGATCTACCGGGCTGACAGCTTCGATGACAGCGGTCAGCGCCGTGTTACCGAGGATGACCCCTACTTTGCCACCATTCGCAAAGCCTGGTCGGAAGGATTACAGAACACGTTCCGTCAATTGCCGCCGTTTTCGCTCTAG
- a CDS encoding DivIVA domain-containing protein — protein sequence MTPPNMPYVYAYRLPNGQVAYASYPPATPPAPYRQANSKTHFVTGVVAGAAIAYLLTNPQVQQGVATTAKKAWGTVRGEVEELKERLADLQAELDYYRQQENDAS from the coding sequence ATGACCCCTCCCAACATGCCTTATGTTTACGCTTATCGGTTGCCGAACGGACAGGTTGCCTATGCCAGTTACCCGCCTGCCACGCCTCCGGCCCCTTATCGTCAGGCCAACAGTAAAACCCATTTTGTCACCGGCGTCGTGGCCGGCGCTGCCATTGCCTATTTGCTGACTAACCCACAGGTGCAACAAGGGGTCGCCACCACGGCGAAAAAAGCCTGGGGCACCGTGCGCGGTGAGGTGGAAGAGTTAAAAGAGCGGCTGGCGGATCTCCAGGCCGAGCTGGATTACTACCGTCAGCAGGAGAATGATGCGTCGTGA